The following proteins are co-located in the Candidatus Omnitrophota bacterium genome:
- a CDS encoding regulatory protein RecX, with protein sequence MEPDKKTKKAINNAYALLRQRPRSEYEIRSRLKLKGYGSDVVSEVIAGLIKSGEIDDARFAWLWVEERMRLNPAGDVVLRHELKVKGLPEAVIDATLAKKAVEYDEYGIALNMARERFEQLKKLDRPKAIKRLYDLLVRRGFKYDTVQRIVDKILNAN encoded by the coding sequence TTGGAACCCGATAAGAAAACGAAAAAAGCGATTAACAATGCCTACGCATTGTTGCGGCAGAGGCCGCGGAGCGAGTATGAGATACGCTCGCGCCTCAAACTCAAAGGCTATGGGAGCGATGTCGTTTCGGAGGTCATCGCCGGGCTTATCAAGTCCGGCGAGATCGACGATGCGCGGTTCGCCTGGCTCTGGGTCGAGGAACGTATGCGGCTCAATCCCGCCGGCGACGTCGTCCTGCGCCACGAGCTGAAGGTGAAGGGCCTGCCGGAGGCGGTGATCGACGCTACCCTCGCGAAGAAGGCCGTGGAGTACGACGAATACGGGATAGCCCTCAACATGGCTCGCGAGCGTTTCGAGCAGTTGAAGAAGCTCGATCGTCCGAAAGCGATAAAGAGGCTTTATGACCTCCTCGTCCGACGAGGATTTAAATATGATACGGTGCAAAGGATAGTGGATAAAATACTCAATGCGAACTGA
- the recA gene encoding recombinase RecA, with protein MSEADKQSQKIQDQKTKALDLAVEHIEKQFGKGSIMKLGQDFKLDVPAIPTGSAAIDIALGVGGVPRGRVIEIFGPESSGKTTLTLSIIANAQKMGGTAAFIDAEHAFDPGYAKTIGVNLDNLLMSQPDTGEQALEIAETLVKSNAIDVVVIDSVAALTPKAEIDGEMGQSHMGLQARLMSHALRKLSGSIAKSKTCVIFINQIREKIGVMFGNPETTPGGRALKFYASVRIDLRRIASLKKDEVAVGNRVRASIAKNKVAPPFRKAEFDIMFDEGISKSGSVLDMAETYGVTQKSGAWVIYGEDKLGQGKENARVFLKENPNVMAKIEKEVLEKALK; from the coding sequence CTCGACCTGGCGGTTGAGCACATAGAGAAACAGTTCGGGAAGGGCTCTATAATGAAGCTCGGCCAGGACTTTAAGCTCGACGTGCCGGCTATCCCGACGGGGTCGGCGGCCATCGACATAGCGCTCGGTGTGGGCGGGGTTCCGCGCGGCAGGGTCATCGAGATATTCGGCCCGGAGTCGAGCGGCAAGACGACGCTTACCTTGAGCATCATAGCGAACGCGCAGAAGATGGGCGGGACGGCCGCCTTCATCGACGCGGAGCACGCATTCGATCCGGGGTACGCGAAGACGATAGGCGTCAACCTCGACAATCTCCTCATGTCTCAACCGGATACCGGCGAACAGGCCCTCGAAATTGCCGAGACGCTCGTTAAATCGAACGCGATCGACGTCGTAGTCATCGATTCCGTCGCGGCATTGACGCCGAAGGCGGAAATCGACGGTGAGATGGGCCAGTCGCACATGGGATTGCAGGCGCGGCTCATGAGCCACGCCCTGCGCAAACTCTCCGGATCGATCGCGAAGTCTAAGACATGCGTAATATTTATCAACCAGATCCGCGAGAAGATAGGTGTCATGTTCGGCAATCCCGAGACGACCCCGGGCGGCAGGGCGCTTAAATTTTACGCATCGGTTAGGATCGACCTCCGGCGCATCGCGTCCTTGAAGAAGGATGAAGTGGCGGTCGGCAACCGTGTCCGCGCGTCGATAGCTAAAAATAAGGTAGCGCCCCCGTTCAGAAAAGCGGAATTTGACATAATGTTCGACGAGGGAATATCAAAGTCGGGGAGTGTTCTGGACATGGCGGAGACATACGGCGTTACGCAGAAGTCGGGCGCGTGGGTCATCTACGGTGAGGATAAGCTGGGCCAGGGCAAGGAGAACGCCCGCGTATTCCTGAAAGAAAATCCTAATGTCATGGCGAAGATCGAGAAGGAAGTGCTGGAAAAAGCGTTGAAATAA